ggggtAACACTtaggtgaaacccttgccGCAGCGGTAAAAGAAGGAGCCccagcggctcaagtggaagcgggggGGGATCACCGccttaacctaacctaacctagacttctcatttcatacaacgaaaatttCTTGCGATAGGCCCTCGGATGCCCCAGACAGAATCTTACTCTTATTCGTACGAtcatttttacgctcataatctcattgaacttttttggttgttcagtccCTGTTGATTGTCTATCAATAATTGTTCACACTGCAATCCACGAACGGCCACACTCGCCTCATTTAAATGGTCACACTGAAAAATGCCTTAATTATCTATTCTGTTTGAAAACTGGGCCCACTGAATTTATCTGTAACTGTTCTTTCCTTAtgtacttaaaaaataatgttctAGAAGCGTCTGTGGCAAGTTAGCTgcgtttttagtttttgcttTGCCTTTGGTTGTGACAGATGGCGAAGTCGAGTGATTGCACCAgcaattaatttcaataaatatccATGTTAATCATCATCATGGGATTGATCCTTCAGAGCCAGATACGTTATTGTTAGTAACTAAAAGTAAAGTACCATTGCGATGGAACAACTCAAACGGATAAAGGGAGTGAGGGGCCGTCTCAAATCCAGCCTCACCAAACTGCTATACACAGCagaaaactcttccgcatcaaTCGGCGTTGACGTGGAGGTACTGCTAGTCAGGCCCGACAAAGTTTGGAATGATTTCGAACTTGCCGGAGATGATCTGAGCGTGCTTGACGTCGAGGGCTGGGTTGATCCTGCGGATGACTACGGCATGTATGAGGCGAAGTACCTAAAAGCCCGTGCGCTTTTATTTTCCCTCAAGCGCTCACAGAAGccgacaacaccaacaacaaagaGACATGCAAAAGGAGACTCAATAGCTAACAACGACGCTATTTCTCGCTtagtgcagcaacaacaagagttCTTCGAACGCCTCGAAGCAACTTTAACACCAACCCAGGCTGAAGCCGCGGCTCCAGTAAGGGAGACAGAATTACCGAAAATTCACATAAAACCGTTTGGTGGCTTTTACAAGGTATGGCCAGCCTTCAAAGCACTGTATATAAGCACTGTACATAGCAAGCAACAGAAATACCACTATCTAAAATCGTTTCTCATAGATGAGGCTGCAAGTTTGGTACGCCACTTGCCGATTTCTGAGACCGCATATGACAACGCTTTGGAGCGCCTCAATGCGAGATACGATCGACCACGTCAAATTATTCACAACCTGTTGGACATCTTTATACATAATACATAACATAATTGACCAGGTATCCCTGGAgagttttttccaaatttgtttaaatttctattttttaaataacaaattagccgatttttttcctcaaaaatcACGTTTTTTACTTCAAAGTgttcccaaaaatttaaaaatcggaTCTTCTAAAAACCCTCCCAGGGTTACCTGGGAAAAATGTCTATCTAACGATAgaactttaattttttgatttcagataATCTACAACCGATATATGAGGGGCACCGCAATGCAACTTTTTTTCGAGGAGCCTGCTAATAATGGTCGCCATTGCCGtagttcttattatttttttctgaaaattttacaaaacattcTTCAAATGTTGTACTTCAatctaaaaatagtttaaataaatagatgtttaccagatcctcaaaaaaaaaaaacatgaaaatgtgTCTTTTTTTGCTCGCTCAGACCCTAACCCCCCCTTAAATTCACTAAGAGTCGATGAGTTCTTCAAGTTCCTCGAAGCACGATGTGAAGAATTTGAGCTATGTCAAAGCGATCCTGTACCGAGACAGGATGGTAACAACAAGAAGTCAAGCAGAGCCATGGTAACTGCTGCGCTGACAAAATGCGTAAATTGTAATGCGGAATGTCTAAGTGTCCTCAATTCATTGGTTTGTCTATCGATCAACgccatttttttgtaaagcACAAATCGCTCTGTTCTAACTGTCTCAAACCTGGTCACAAGTCATCAAACTATAGCTCAAAGTGCAACTGTCAGCAGTGTGGCAGCAGAcaccacacactcatacacacgcATGCTATGCAGACCAACGAGGGTCAAATCACAACCACGTCTTCAAGCGATCGCAAGGATCCAGACACAACATCGGTGACTGCGAGTCACATGTCACAGGCACTACTCACGCCAACCCTGTTGCCACATGGGCAAGTAGGACGAACATGCACATTGCCGACTGCATTGGTACACATCCGCAACTCTCAAGGTACATACACAAACTGCCGGGTGCTACTCGACACGAGCTCGGAGTTATCATATGTATCGGAACGctgtattaaggcttagtcGGGTTCCTGGCCGAATTCTCATTTCCGGCATTTCTTCAATCAAGGCTGTACCACGAGGGGAGTCAGCACACTCACAAGTCTCAAGTTTCTGATCACTCGCTACAAGTAAAAGGTCATATTCTAGGAAAAATCATATCTACGCTGGCAAGGGACAACATCGATGCATCTGCGCTTGAGATCTTCAATGGGATTCCGCTTGCAGACACTGAATTCAACTCGGCATCTCCTATAGACGTTCTACTAGGCACCGATTCTGTATGGGCTATTTTAACCGGCAACAGGAAGCTGGATGCGCAATGCAACATAATAGGTATTTCATCAATCTTCGGATGGGTTATCACATCGATTGCGTATCAAAATCCATCAATCACCACGTCATTTTTGTCTACAGTCGATATCCATGCTACTTAacaaaggttttgggaaatcgaggACTCCCAAATCAACACTCACCATGATCCTGAAAATGTTAAGGTTGAAGAGCATTTTCGCTTTTCTTCTGTGGAGCGCCGTCTACATAGAGACACAAATCTACACTCACGGTATGTACAATTCGACAATGATtattgcaggagctgcagggatgaagagaaGGTGGAATCGGTCACGCACCTCCtttgccactgcccggcacttggtcgcagcagactcaaacacAGTCTTGGCATACATGCATCCTtgtagacaggaaggggggggtAACACTtaggtgaaacccttgccccagcggtaacacaaggagccccagcggctcaagtggaagcgggggGGGATCACCGccttaacctaacctaacctagacttctcatttcatacaacgaaaatttCTTGCGATAGGCCCTCGGATGCCCCAGACAGAATCTTACTCTTATTCGTACGAtcatttttacgctcataatctcattgaacttttttggttgttcagtccCTGTTGATTGTCTATCAATAATTGTTCACACTGCAATCCACGAACGGCCACACTCGCCTCATTTAAATGGTCACACTGAAAAATGCCTTAATTATCTATTCTGTTTGAAAACTGGGCCCACTGAATTTATCTGTAACTGTTCTTTCCTTAtgtacttaaaaaataatgttctAGAAGCGTCTGTGGCAAGTTAGCTgcgtttttagtttttgcttTGCCTTTGGTTGTGACAGATGGCGAAGTCGAGTGATTGCACCAgcaattaatttcaataaatatccATGTTAATCATCATCATGGGATTGATCCTTCAGAGCCAGATACGTTATTGTTAGTAACTAAAAGTAAAGTACCATTGCGATGGAACAACTCAAACGGATAAAGGGAGTGAGGGGCCGTCTCAAATCCAGCCTCACCAAACTGCTATACACAGCagaaaactcttccgcatcaaTCGGCGTTGACGTGGAGGTACTGCTAGTCAGGCCCGACAAAGTTTGGAATGATTTCGAACTTGCCGGAGATGATCTGAGCGTGCTTGACGTCGAGGGCTGGGTTGATCCTGCGGATGACTACGGCATGTATGAGGCGAAGTACCTAAAAGCCCGTGCGCTTTTATTTTCCCTCAAGCGCTCACAGGAGccgacaacaccaacaacaaagaGACATGCAAAAGGAGACTCAATAGCTAACAACGACGCTATTTCTCGCTtagtgcagcaacaacaagagttCTTCGAACGCCTCGAAGCGACTTTAACACCAACCCAGGCTGAAGCCGCGGCTCCAGTAAGGGAGACAGAATTACCGAAAATTCACATAAAACCGTTTGGTGGCTTTTACAAGGTATGGCCAGCCTTCAAAGCACTGTATATAAGCACTGTACATAGCAAGCAACAGAAATACCACTATCTAAAATCGTTTCTCATAGATGAGGCTGCAAGTTTGGTACGCCACTTGCCGATTTCTGAGACCGCATATGACAACGCT
The window above is part of the Drosophila ananassae strain 14024-0371.13 chromosome 4 unlocalized genomic scaffold, ASM1763931v2 tig00000054, whole genome shotgun sequence genome. Proteins encoded here:
- the LOC116655098 gene encoding uncharacterized protein LOC116655098 isoform X2, with product MEQLKRIKGVRGRLKSSLTKLLYTAENSSASIGVDVEVLLVRPDKVWNDFELAGDDLSVLDVEGWVDPADDYGMYEAKYLKARALLFSLKRSQEPTTPTTKRHAKGDSIANNDAISRLVQQQQEFFERLEATLTPTQAEAAAPVRETELPKIHIKPFGGFYKIIYNRYMRGTAMQLFFEEPANNGRHCRSSYYFFLKILQNILQMLYFNLKIV
- the LOC116655082 gene encoding uncharacterized protein LOC116655082 isoform X1 codes for the protein MEQLKRIKGVRGRLKSSLTKLLYTAENSSASIGVDVEVLLVRPDKVWNDFELAGDDLSVLDVEGWVDPADDYGMYEAKYLKARALLFSLKRSQKPTTPTTKRHAKGDSIANNDAISRLVQQQQEFFERLEATLTPTQAEAAAPVRETELPKIHIKPFGGFYKMRLQVWYATCRFLRPHMTTLWSASMRDTIDHVKLFTTCWTSLYIIHNIIDQVSLESFFQICLNFYFLNNKLADFFPQKSRFLLQSVPKNLKIGSSKNPPRVTWEKCLSNDRTLIF
- the LOC116655098 gene encoding uncharacterized protein LOC116655098 isoform X1, whose product is MEQLKRIKGVRGRLKSSLTKLLYTAENSSASIGVDVEVLLVRPDKVWNDFELAGDDLSVLDVEGWVDPADDYGMYEAKYLKARALLFSLKRSQEPTTPTTKRHAKGDSIANNDAISRLVQQQQEFFERLEATLTPTQAEAAAPVRETELPKIHIKPFGGFYKMRLQVWYATCRFLRPHMTTLGSASMRDTIEHVKLFTTCWTSLWSYHRLTIGRYPYCVAYQMVQMRSSVHWTPLAIWTDTAGLSIYC
- the LOC116655082 gene encoding uncharacterized protein LOC116655082 isoform X2, producing the protein MEQLKRIKGVRGRLKSSLTKLLYTAENSSASIGVDVEVLLVRPDKVWNDFELAGDDLSVLDVEGWVDPADDYGMYEAKYLKARALLFSLKRSQKPTTPTTKRHAKGDSIANNDAISRLVQQQQEFFERLEATLTPTQAEAAAPVRETELPKIHIKPFGGFYKIIYNRYMRGTAMQLFFEEPANNGRHCRSSYYFFLKILQNILQMLYFNLKIV